The DNA window CTCGGACCGGGGGCGGGGGTTGCCCGACCCGATTTCCACCTCCAGTTGCGGATTTCCGGCATGTCCTCGCCGTGTTTCCGGATGTAGTTCTTGTGGTCGAGCAGCTTGTCGCGGAGGAACTGTTTCACGTAGGCGGCGCGCGAGCCCAAACCCGGCACGCGATCGATCACGTCCCCGACGAGATGGAAGCGGTCGAGATCGTTCATCACCACCATGTCGAACGGGGTGGTGGTCGTGCCTTCCTCCTTGTAGCCGCGGACGTGCAGGTTCTTGTGGTTGGTGCGGCGGTAGGTCAGGCGGTGGATCAGCCACGGATAGCCGTGGAAGGCGAAGATGATCGGCTTGTCCGTGGTGAAGAGCTCGTCGAAATCCCTGTCGTCCAGTCCGTGCGGATGCTCGCTCCGGGGCTGCAGCGTCATCAGGTTCACCACGTTGATGACGCGGATTTTCAACTTCGGGAAATGCTGCCGCAGCATCTCGACGGCGGCGAGCGTCTCCAGCGTCGGCACGTCGCCGGCGCAGGCCATCACCACGTCGGGGTCGCCGCTCTTGTCGTTGCTGGCCCACTTCCAGATGCCGAGCCCGGCGGAACAGTGCTTCGTGGCCGCGTCCATGGTAAGCCACTGCAGGGAGGGCTGCTTGCCGGCCACGATGACGTTGACGTAATGTTTGCTTCGCAGGCAATGGTCGGCCACGGAAAGGAGCGTGTTGGCATCCGGCGGCAGGTATACGCGGATGATCTCGGCCTTCTTGTTCACCACGTGGTCGATGAAGCCCGGGTCCTGGTGGCTGAAGCCGTTGTGGTCCTGCCGCCACACGTGCGACGTGAGCAGGTAATTGAGCGAGGCGATGGGCCGCCGCCACGGGATCTGGCGCGTCACCTTGAGCCACTTGGCGTGCTGGTTGAACATCGAATCCACGATGTGGATGAACGCCTCGTAGCAGGAGAACAGACCGTGGCGCCCCGTGAGGAGATACCCTTCCAGCCATCCCTGGCAGAGATGCTCGCTCAGCACCTCCATGACCCGGCCGTCCGGGGAGACGTGGTCGTCGGTCGCAAGGATCCTGCCGGTCGAGACGCGATCCGTGATGTCGAAAAGAGGGGTCAGGCGGTTCGATGCGGTCTCGTCGGGGCCGAAGACCCGGAAATTGCGATGCTCCCAATTCCGCTTCATCACGTCCCGGAGGAACGTTCCCAGGACCCGGGTGGCTTCCTCCTCCACCACGCCCGGCCGGGGGACGGAAACGGCATATTCCCGGAAATCCGGCATGCTGAGGTCCCGAAGGAGCATTCCTCCGTTCGCGTGCGGGTTGGCGCCCATTCGGCGTTGGCCTTCCGGCGCCAGTTCCGATATCTCCGGAATCAGTCTGCCGTTCCGGTCGAAAAGCTCCCCGGGCCGGTAGCTCTTCATCCACTTCTCGAGCAACTTCAGGTGCCCGGGGTTCCCGGCGATTCCCGAAAGGGGCACCTGGTGGGAGCGGAAGGAGCCTTCCGTGGGCAGGCCGTCCACCTTCTTGGGCCCCGTCCACCCCTTGGGCGTGCGGAAAACGATCATCGGCCAGGAAGGGCGGTTCCGGAAGCCTTTCGTCCGGGCCTCGGTCTGGATCTCCCGGATCTCTTCGACGATCGCATCGAGGGTCGCCGCCAGGAGCTGGTGGACTTTTTCCGGATCGTCTCCCTCGACGAAATAGGGGTGATATCCGTACCCGCGGAAAAGTTGTTCCAGTTCGTCATGGGGGATGCGCGCCAGCACGGTGGGGTTGGCGATTTTGTAGCCGTTGAGGTGCAGGATCGGCAGGACCGCCCCGTCGTGGACGGGGTTCAGGAATTTGTTC is part of the Candidatus Deferrimicrobiaceae bacterium genome and encodes:
- a CDS encoding phosphoketolase family protein, whose amino-acid sequence is MKKPLSPEMLRKMHAYWRAANYLSVGQIYLYDNPLMKKPLKKQHVKPRLLGHWGTTPGLNFLYVHLNRIIKKYDLNMIYLTGPGHGGPGLVANTYLEGTYSELYPNVSRDERGMKRLFTQFSFPGGIPSHVAPETPGSINEGGELGYCLAHAYGAAFDNPDLLVACVVGDGEAETGPLATSWHSNKFLNPVHDGAVLPILHLNGYKIANPTVLARIPHDELEQLFRGYGYHPYFVEGDDPEKVHQLLAATLDAIVEEIREIQTEARTKGFRNRPSWPMIVFRTPKGWTGPKKVDGLPTEGSFRSHQVPLSGIAGNPGHLKLLEKWMKSYRPGELFDRNGRLIPEISELAPEGQRRMGANPHANGGMLLRDLSMPDFREYAVSVPRPGVVEEEATRVLGTFLRDVMKRNWEHRNFRVFGPDETASNRLTPLFDITDRVSTGRILATDDHVSPDGRVMEVLSEHLCQGWLEGYLLTGRHGLFSCYEAFIHIVDSMFNQHAKWLKVTRQIPWRRPIASLNYLLTSHVWRQDHNGFSHQDPGFIDHVVNKKAEIIRVYLPPDANTLLSVADHCLRSKHYVNVIVAGKQPSLQWLTMDAATKHCSAGLGIWKWASNDKSGDPDVVMACAGDVPTLETLAAVEMLRQHFPKLKIRVINVVNLMTLQPRSEHPHGLDDRDFDELFTTDKPIIFAFHGYPWLIHRLTYRRTNHKNLHVRGYKEEGTTTTPFDMVVMNDLDRFHLVGDVIDRVPGLGSRAAYVKQFLRDKLLDHKNYIRKHGEDMPEIRNWRWKSGRATPAPGP